One region of Glycine max cultivar Williams 82 chromosome 9, Glycine_max_v4.0, whole genome shotgun sequence genomic DNA includes:
- the LOC100797547 gene encoding subtilisin-like protease SBT6.1 isoform X4 — MLSPLVLHQIQRFMHFVCSLMHSLLQVSYTSWFLDAFNYAIATNMDVLNLSIGGPDYLDLPFVEKIWEITANNIIMVSAIGNDGPLYGTLNNPADQSDVIGVGGIDYSDHIASFSSRGMSTWELPHGYGRVKPDIVAYGRDIMGSKISAGCKSLSGTSVASPVVAGVVCLLVSVIPEPDRKNILNPASMKQALVEGAAKLSGPNMYEQGAGRVDLLKSYEILKSYKPRASIFPSVLDYTVCPYTWPFCRQPLYAGAMPVIFNATILNGMGVVGYVDSPPTWHPSDEEGNLLSIHFTYSEIIWPWTGYLALHMQIKEEGAQFSGKIEGNVTLRVSSPPAHGEKDPRISICVLQLKLNVVPTPPRSKRILWDQFHNIKYPPGYIPRDSLDVRNDILDWHGDHLHTNFHIMFNMLRDAGYYVETLGSPLTCFDARQYGTLLLVDLEDEYFTEEIEKLRDDVVNTGLGLAVFSEWYNVDTMVKMRFFDDNTRSWWTPVTGGANVPALNDLLAPFGIAFGDKILNGDFSLLGEQNRYASGTDIVRFPRGGYVHSFPFLDSSESGATQNVLQASGSTKADSPILGLTVMGEGRIAVYGDSNCLDSSHMVTNCFALLRKLLDFTNEDVRDPELFSDSNKQDSPLYEPDNQLPSRRTDVNFSAFSAIVGKELICRTDTRFEIWGTKGYNLQVRGRNRRLPGYPAIDLGRGLNSTSDASNIRRPRLTVRSNKDDFLGNRYLGLFYGDEPDAPMLVGGHWLIPFVVAVTGILLLSFWRIRQKRRRRRKGSNSGRLANI; from the exons ATGCTGAGTCCCTTGGTTTTGCACCAGATACAGAGATTTATGCATTTCGTGTGTTCACTGATGCACAG CCTACTGCAGGTGTCATATACATCATGGTTCCTTGATGCCTTCAACTATGCAATTGCTACCAATATGGATGTGCTAAATTTGAGCATAGGTGGACCTGATTACTTGGATCTCCCATTTGTTGAAAAG ATATGGGAGATAACAGCGAATAACATAATCATGGTTTCTGCAATTGGAAATGATGGACCACTTTATGGAACTTTGAACAATCCAGCAGATCAAAGTGATGTCATTGGTGTTGGTGGTATTGACTATAGTGACCATATAGCCTCCTTTTCCTCGCGTGGCATGAGTACCTGGGAGCTTCCTCATGG TTATGGCCGCGTGAAGCCAGACATAGTTGCATATGGACGGGACATAATGGGATCAAAAATTAGTGCGGGTTGTAAAAGTTTATCAGGAACTAGTGTTGCAAGTCCTGTAGTTGCTGGTGTTGTCTGTTTGCTTGTCAGTGTCATTCCTGAACCTGatagaaaaaatatcttaaacccAGCAAGCATGAAACAAGCATTGGTTGAGGGTGCTGCAAAGCTTTCTGGGCCTAACATGTATGAGCAGGGTGCTGGGAGAGTTGATCT GTTAAAATCATATGAGATTCTTAAGAGCTACAAACCTAGGGCAAGCATCTTTCCCAGTGTTCTTGATTATACAGTTTGTCCTTACACATGGCCTTTCTGTCGTCAGCCACTCTATGCAGGTGCCATGCCTGTCATCTTCAATGCCACCATTTTGAATGGAATGGGTGTTGTCGGATATGTTGATAGTCCACCAACATGGCATCCTTCTGATGAAGAAGGGAATCTTCTAAGCATACATTTTACTTATTCTGAGATCATCTGGCCTTGGACTGGTTATTTGGCCCTTCACATGCAAATCAAGGAAGAAGGTGCACAGTTTTCTGGAAAGATTGAAGGTAATGTGACTCTCAGGGTTTCTAGCCCCCCGGCTCATGGAGAGAAGGACCCTCGAATTAGCATATGTGTGCTTCAATTAAAGTTAAATGTGGTGCCAACACCACCACGGTCAAAACGAATTTTGTGGGATCAGTTTCACAATATCAAATACCCACCTGGTTATATTCCCAGAGATTCCTTGGATGTTCGTAATGACATTCTTGACTGGCATGGGGATCATCTGCATACAAATTTTCACATCATGTTCAACATGTTACGGGATGCTGGTTACTATGTTGAAACACTTGGTTCTCCTCTTACATGCTTTGATGCTCGACAGTATGGAACACTTCTGTTGGTGGATCTTGAGGATGAGTACTTTACCGAGGAGATTGAAAAGCTGAGAGATGATGTTGTAAATACTGGATTGGGATTAGCTGTCTTTTCTGAGTGGTATAATGTAGATACCATGGTAAAGATGAGATTCTTTGATGACAATACACGGAGCTGGTGGACCCCAGTCACTGGAGGTGCTAATGTTCCTGCACTTAATGATCTTTTGGCCCCATTTGGGATTGCTTTTGGAGATAAGATTCtgaatggtgatttttcactttTGGGTGAGCAGAATCGTTATGCTTCTGGAACAGATATAGTGAGGTTTCCAAGGGGTGGCTATGTACATAGCTTTCCTTTCTTAGATAGTTCAGAAAGTGGAGCCACACAGAATGTGCTGCAAGCTTCTGGCTCAACCAAG GCAGATTCTCCAATTCTTGGTCTCACAGTGATGGGTGAAGGTCGCATAGCTGTGTATGGGGACTCCAATTGTTTGGACAGCAGTCATATGGTTACGAATTGTTTTGCCCTTCTGAGGAAATTGCTAGATTTTACTAATGAAGACGTTAGAGATCCAGAACTTTTCTCTGACTCAAATAAACAAGATTCTCCTTTGTATGAACCTGACAATCAGTTGCCATCCCGCAGAACTGATGTAAATTTCTCTGCATTTTCAGCTATTGTGGGGAAGGAATTGATCTGCAGGACTGACACAAGGTTTGAAATCTGGGGAACTAAGGGCTACAATTTGCAAGTCAGGGGAAGAAACAGAAGATTGCCCGGATATCCTGCCATTGATTTGGGGAGGGGTTTAAATTCAACCTCTGATGCTTCCAACATTAGGCGTCCTAGGTTGACTGTGAGAAGTAATAAGGATGATTTTCTGGGGAACAGGTATTTAGGCCTGTTCTATGGGGATGAG CCTGATGCACCTATGCTGGTTGGTGGTCACTGGCTGATTCCATTTGTTGTTGCAGTAACTG GTATTTTGCTTTTGAGTTTTTGGCGCATTCGCCAAAAGAGGCGTAGACGAAGGAAAGGATCAAATTCTGGTAGATTGGCCAATATATAG
- the LOC100797547 gene encoding subtilisin-like protease SBT6.1 isoform X3 yields MATTTQWSSLSLSLLLLSIALFQTLTPNSSPSPPPPNYIVAFSHYAAADRHRAYLESALRPGGWRWIPRQNPAAQFPTDFGLVAIDDSAVVDEIRKLGSVKYVSLDMSYNRGLMAKKDQRRNDKKVGAFEDGKKKRPGKIFTAMSFCEAEEGGGEEEHASNRSSSVKWGRELLMQRSQVTSMFGAKDLWAKGYTGAKVKMAIFDTGIRADHPHFHNIKERTNWTNEDTLNDNLGHGTFVAGVIAGVDAESLGFAPDTEIYAFRVFTDAQVSYTSWFLDAFNYAIATNMDVLNLSIGGPDYLDLPFVEKIWEITANNIIMVSAIGNDGPLYGTLNNPADQSDVIGVGGIDYSDHIASFSSRGMSTWELPHGYGRVKPDIVAYGRDIMGSKISAGCKSLSGTSVASPVVAGVVCLLVSVIPEPDRKNILNPASMKQALVEGAAKLSGPNMYEQGAGRVDLLKSYEILKSYKPRASIFPSVLDYTVCPYTWPFCRQPLYAGAMPVIFNATILNGMGVVGYVDSPPTWHPSDEEGNLLSIHFTYSEIIWPWTGYLALHMQIKEEGAQFSGKIEGNVTLRVSSPPAHGEKDPRISICVLQLKLNVVPTPPRSKRILWDQFHNIKYPPGYIPRDSLDVRNDILDWHGDHLHTNFHIMFNMLRDAGYYVETLGSPLTCFDARQYGTLLLVDLEDEYFTEEIEKLRDDVVNTGLGLAVFSEWYNVDTMVKMRFFDDNTRSWWTPVTGGANVPALNDLLAPFGIAFGDKILNGDFSLLGEQNRYASGTDIVRFPRGGYVHSFPFLDSSESGATQNVLQASGSTKADSPILGLTVMGEGRIAVYGDSNCLDSSHMLLWGRN; encoded by the exons ATGGCCACCACCACCCAATGGAgttccctttctctctctcttctccttctctccatCGCCCTCTTCCAAACCCTAACCCCCAATTCCTCGCCGTCGCCCCCTCCTCCCAACTACATCGTCGCCTTCAGCCACTACGCCGCCGCCGATCGCCACCGCGCCTACCTCGAATCCGCACTCCGCCCAGGAGGCTGGCGGTGGATCCCGCGGCAGAACCCGGCGGCGCAGTTCCCCACCGATTTCGGGCTCGTCGCGATCGATGATTCCGCGGTGGTTGACGAGATTCGGAAACTGGGGTCGGTCAAGTACGTGAGCTTGGACATGAGCTACAACAGGGGTTTGATGGCAAAGAAGGATCAGAGACGCAACGACAAGAAGGTTGGTGCGTTTGAGGATGGGAAGAAGAAGCGCCCCGGGAAGATCTTCACTGCGATGTCATTTTGTGAGGCcgaagaaggaggaggagaagaagaacATGCCAGTAATCGCAGCAGTTCTGTCAAGTGGGGGCGGGAATTGTTGATGCAG AGATCACAAGTTACTTCAATGTTTGGGGCTAAGGATCTTTGGGCGAAAGGGTACACTGGTGCAAAGGTCAAGATGGCCATATTTGATACGGGCATTCGAGCTGATCACCCTCATTTTCATAACATCAAG GAGCGTACAAATTGGACAAATGAAGATACTTTGAATGATAATCTTGGACATGGGACATTTGTTGCGGGCGTTATTGCTGGTGTAGATGCTGAGTCCCTTGGTTTTGCACCAGATACAGAGATTTATGCATTTCGTGTGTTCACTGATGCACAG GTGTCATATACATCATGGTTCCTTGATGCCTTCAACTATGCAATTGCTACCAATATGGATGTGCTAAATTTGAGCATAGGTGGACCTGATTACTTGGATCTCCCATTTGTTGAAAAG ATATGGGAGATAACAGCGAATAACATAATCATGGTTTCTGCAATTGGAAATGATGGACCACTTTATGGAACTTTGAACAATCCAGCAGATCAAAGTGATGTCATTGGTGTTGGTGGTATTGACTATAGTGACCATATAGCCTCCTTTTCCTCGCGTGGCATGAGTACCTGGGAGCTTCCTCATGG TTATGGCCGCGTGAAGCCAGACATAGTTGCATATGGACGGGACATAATGGGATCAAAAATTAGTGCGGGTTGTAAAAGTTTATCAGGAACTAGTGTTGCAAGTCCTGTAGTTGCTGGTGTTGTCTGTTTGCTTGTCAGTGTCATTCCTGAACCTGatagaaaaaatatcttaaacccAGCAAGCATGAAACAAGCATTGGTTGAGGGTGCTGCAAAGCTTTCTGGGCCTAACATGTATGAGCAGGGTGCTGGGAGAGTTGATCT GTTAAAATCATATGAGATTCTTAAGAGCTACAAACCTAGGGCAAGCATCTTTCCCAGTGTTCTTGATTATACAGTTTGTCCTTACACATGGCCTTTCTGTCGTCAGCCACTCTATGCAGGTGCCATGCCTGTCATCTTCAATGCCACCATTTTGAATGGAATGGGTGTTGTCGGATATGTTGATAGTCCACCAACATGGCATCCTTCTGATGAAGAAGGGAATCTTCTAAGCATACATTTTACTTATTCTGAGATCATCTGGCCTTGGACTGGTTATTTGGCCCTTCACATGCAAATCAAGGAAGAAGGTGCACAGTTTTCTGGAAAGATTGAAGGTAATGTGACTCTCAGGGTTTCTAGCCCCCCGGCTCATGGAGAGAAGGACCCTCGAATTAGCATATGTGTGCTTCAATTAAAGTTAAATGTGGTGCCAACACCACCACGGTCAAAACGAATTTTGTGGGATCAGTTTCACAATATCAAATACCCACCTGGTTATATTCCCAGAGATTCCTTGGATGTTCGTAATGACATTCTTGACTGGCATGGGGATCATCTGCATACAAATTTTCACATCATGTTCAACATGTTACGGGATGCTGGTTACTATGTTGAAACACTTGGTTCTCCTCTTACATGCTTTGATGCTCGACAGTATGGAACACTTCTGTTGGTGGATCTTGAGGATGAGTACTTTACCGAGGAGATTGAAAAGCTGAGAGATGATGTTGTAAATACTGGATTGGGATTAGCTGTCTTTTCTGAGTGGTATAATGTAGATACCATGGTAAAGATGAGATTCTTTGATGACAATACACGGAGCTGGTGGACCCCAGTCACTGGAGGTGCTAATGTTCCTGCACTTAATGATCTTTTGGCCCCATTTGGGATTGCTTTTGGAGATAAGATTCtgaatggtgatttttcactttTGGGTGAGCAGAATCGTTATGCTTCTGGAACAGATATAGTGAGGTTTCCAAGGGGTGGCTATGTACATAGCTTTCCTTTCTTAGATAGTTCAGAAAGTGGAGCCACACAGAATGTGCTGCAAGCTTCTGGCTCAACCAAG GCAGATTCTCCAATTCTTGGTCTCACAGTGATGGGTGAAGGTCGCATAGCTGTGTATGGGGACTCCAATTGTTTGGACAGCAGTCATATG CTATTGTGGGGAAGGAATTGA
- the LOC100797547 gene encoding subtilisin-like protease SBT6.1 isoform X1: protein MATTTQWSSLSLSLLLLSIALFQTLTPNSSPSPPPPNYIVAFSHYAAADRHRAYLESALRPGGWRWIPRQNPAAQFPTDFGLVAIDDSAVVDEIRKLGSVKYVSLDMSYNRGLMAKKDQRRNDKKVGAFEDGKKKRPGKIFTAMSFCEAEEGGGEEEHASNRSSSVKWGRELLMQRSQVTSMFGAKDLWAKGYTGAKVKMAIFDTGIRADHPHFHNIKERTNWTNEDTLNDNLGHGTFVAGVIAGVDAESLGFAPDTEIYAFRVFTDAQVSYTSWFLDAFNYAIATNMDVLNLSIGGPDYLDLPFVEKIWEITANNIIMVSAIGNDGPLYGTLNNPADQSDVIGVGGIDYSDHIASFSSRGMSTWELPHGYGRVKPDIVAYGRDIMGSKISAGCKSLSGTSVASPVVAGVVCLLVSVIPEPDRKNILNPASMKQALVEGAAKLSGPNMYEQGAGRVDLLKSYEILKSYKPRASIFPSVLDYTVCPYTWPFCRQPLYAGAMPVIFNATILNGMGVVGYVDSPPTWHPSDEEGNLLSIHFTYSEIIWPWTGYLALHMQIKEEGAQFSGKIEGNVTLRVSSPPAHGEKDPRISICVLQLKLNVVPTPPRSKRILWDQFHNIKYPPGYIPRDSLDVRNDILDWHGDHLHTNFHIMFNMLRDAGYYVETLGSPLTCFDARQYGTLLLVDLEDEYFTEEIEKLRDDVVNTGLGLAVFSEWYNVDTMVKMRFFDDNTRSWWTPVTGGANVPALNDLLAPFGIAFGDKILNGDFSLLGEQNRYASGTDIVRFPRGGYVHSFPFLDSSESGATQNVLQASGSTKADSPILGLTVMGEGRIAVYGDSNCLDSSHMVTNCFALLRKLLDFTNEDVRDPELFSDSNKQDSPLYEPDNQLPSRRTDVNFSAFSAIVGKELICRTDTRFEIWGTKGYNLQVRGRNRRLPGYPAIDLGRGLNSTSDASNIRRPRLTVRSNKDDFLGNRYLGLFYGDEPDAPMLVGGHWLIPFVVAVTGILLLSFWRIRQKRRRRRKGSNSGRLANI from the exons ATGGCCACCACCACCCAATGGAgttccctttctctctctcttctccttctctccatCGCCCTCTTCCAAACCCTAACCCCCAATTCCTCGCCGTCGCCCCCTCCTCCCAACTACATCGTCGCCTTCAGCCACTACGCCGCCGCCGATCGCCACCGCGCCTACCTCGAATCCGCACTCCGCCCAGGAGGCTGGCGGTGGATCCCGCGGCAGAACCCGGCGGCGCAGTTCCCCACCGATTTCGGGCTCGTCGCGATCGATGATTCCGCGGTGGTTGACGAGATTCGGAAACTGGGGTCGGTCAAGTACGTGAGCTTGGACATGAGCTACAACAGGGGTTTGATGGCAAAGAAGGATCAGAGACGCAACGACAAGAAGGTTGGTGCGTTTGAGGATGGGAAGAAGAAGCGCCCCGGGAAGATCTTCACTGCGATGTCATTTTGTGAGGCcgaagaaggaggaggagaagaagaacATGCCAGTAATCGCAGCAGTTCTGTCAAGTGGGGGCGGGAATTGTTGATGCAG AGATCACAAGTTACTTCAATGTTTGGGGCTAAGGATCTTTGGGCGAAAGGGTACACTGGTGCAAAGGTCAAGATGGCCATATTTGATACGGGCATTCGAGCTGATCACCCTCATTTTCATAACATCAAG GAGCGTACAAATTGGACAAATGAAGATACTTTGAATGATAATCTTGGACATGGGACATTTGTTGCGGGCGTTATTGCTGGTGTAGATGCTGAGTCCCTTGGTTTTGCACCAGATACAGAGATTTATGCATTTCGTGTGTTCACTGATGCACAG GTGTCATATACATCATGGTTCCTTGATGCCTTCAACTATGCAATTGCTACCAATATGGATGTGCTAAATTTGAGCATAGGTGGACCTGATTACTTGGATCTCCCATTTGTTGAAAAG ATATGGGAGATAACAGCGAATAACATAATCATGGTTTCTGCAATTGGAAATGATGGACCACTTTATGGAACTTTGAACAATCCAGCAGATCAAAGTGATGTCATTGGTGTTGGTGGTATTGACTATAGTGACCATATAGCCTCCTTTTCCTCGCGTGGCATGAGTACCTGGGAGCTTCCTCATGG TTATGGCCGCGTGAAGCCAGACATAGTTGCATATGGACGGGACATAATGGGATCAAAAATTAGTGCGGGTTGTAAAAGTTTATCAGGAACTAGTGTTGCAAGTCCTGTAGTTGCTGGTGTTGTCTGTTTGCTTGTCAGTGTCATTCCTGAACCTGatagaaaaaatatcttaaacccAGCAAGCATGAAACAAGCATTGGTTGAGGGTGCTGCAAAGCTTTCTGGGCCTAACATGTATGAGCAGGGTGCTGGGAGAGTTGATCT GTTAAAATCATATGAGATTCTTAAGAGCTACAAACCTAGGGCAAGCATCTTTCCCAGTGTTCTTGATTATACAGTTTGTCCTTACACATGGCCTTTCTGTCGTCAGCCACTCTATGCAGGTGCCATGCCTGTCATCTTCAATGCCACCATTTTGAATGGAATGGGTGTTGTCGGATATGTTGATAGTCCACCAACATGGCATCCTTCTGATGAAGAAGGGAATCTTCTAAGCATACATTTTACTTATTCTGAGATCATCTGGCCTTGGACTGGTTATTTGGCCCTTCACATGCAAATCAAGGAAGAAGGTGCACAGTTTTCTGGAAAGATTGAAGGTAATGTGACTCTCAGGGTTTCTAGCCCCCCGGCTCATGGAGAGAAGGACCCTCGAATTAGCATATGTGTGCTTCAATTAAAGTTAAATGTGGTGCCAACACCACCACGGTCAAAACGAATTTTGTGGGATCAGTTTCACAATATCAAATACCCACCTGGTTATATTCCCAGAGATTCCTTGGATGTTCGTAATGACATTCTTGACTGGCATGGGGATCATCTGCATACAAATTTTCACATCATGTTCAACATGTTACGGGATGCTGGTTACTATGTTGAAACACTTGGTTCTCCTCTTACATGCTTTGATGCTCGACAGTATGGAACACTTCTGTTGGTGGATCTTGAGGATGAGTACTTTACCGAGGAGATTGAAAAGCTGAGAGATGATGTTGTAAATACTGGATTGGGATTAGCTGTCTTTTCTGAGTGGTATAATGTAGATACCATGGTAAAGATGAGATTCTTTGATGACAATACACGGAGCTGGTGGACCCCAGTCACTGGAGGTGCTAATGTTCCTGCACTTAATGATCTTTTGGCCCCATTTGGGATTGCTTTTGGAGATAAGATTCtgaatggtgatttttcactttTGGGTGAGCAGAATCGTTATGCTTCTGGAACAGATATAGTGAGGTTTCCAAGGGGTGGCTATGTACATAGCTTTCCTTTCTTAGATAGTTCAGAAAGTGGAGCCACACAGAATGTGCTGCAAGCTTCTGGCTCAACCAAG GCAGATTCTCCAATTCTTGGTCTCACAGTGATGGGTGAAGGTCGCATAGCTGTGTATGGGGACTCCAATTGTTTGGACAGCAGTCATATGGTTACGAATTGTTTTGCCCTTCTGAGGAAATTGCTAGATTTTACTAATGAAGACGTTAGAGATCCAGAACTTTTCTCTGACTCAAATAAACAAGATTCTCCTTTGTATGAACCTGACAATCAGTTGCCATCCCGCAGAACTGATGTAAATTTCTCTGCATTTTCAGCTATTGTGGGGAAGGAATTGATCTGCAGGACTGACACAAGGTTTGAAATCTGGGGAACTAAGGGCTACAATTTGCAAGTCAGGGGAAGAAACAGAAGATTGCCCGGATATCCTGCCATTGATTTGGGGAGGGGTTTAAATTCAACCTCTGATGCTTCCAACATTAGGCGTCCTAGGTTGACTGTGAGAAGTAATAAGGATGATTTTCTGGGGAACAGGTATTTAGGCCTGTTCTATGGGGATGAG CCTGATGCACCTATGCTGGTTGGTGGTCACTGGCTGATTCCATTTGTTGTTGCAGTAACTG GTATTTTGCTTTTGAGTTTTTGGCGCATTCGCCAAAAGAGGCGTAGACGAAGGAAAGGATCAAATTCTGGTAGATTGGCCAATATATAG
- the LOC100797547 gene encoding subtilisin-like protease SBT6.1 isoform X2 — MATTTQWSSLSLSLLLLSIALFQTLTPNSSPSPPPPNYIVAFSHYAAADRHRAYLESALRPGGWRWIPRQNPAAQFPTDFGLVAIDDSAVVDEIRKLGSVKYVSLDMSYNRGLMAKKDQRRNDKKVGAFEDGKKKRPGKIFTAMSFCEAEEGGGEEEHASNRSSSVKWGRELLMQRSQVTSMFGAKDLWAKGYTGAKVKMAIFDTGIRADHPHFHNIKERTNWTNEDTLNDNLGHGTFVAGVIAGVDAESLGFAPDTEIYAFRVFTDAQVSYTSWFLDAFNYAIATNMDVLNLSIGGPDYLDLPFVEKIWEITANNIIMVSAIGNDGPLYGTLNNPADQSDVIGVGGIDYSDHIASFSSRGMSTWELPHGYGRVKPDIVAYGRDIMGSKISAGCKSLSGTSVASPVVAGVVCLLVSVIPEPDRKNILNPASMKQALVEGAAKLSGPNMYEQGAGRVDLLKSYEILKSYKPRASIFPSVLDYTVCPYTWPFCRQPLYAGAMPVIFNATILNGMGVVGYVDSPPTWHPSDEEGNLLSIHFTYSEIIWPWTGYLALHMQIKEEGAQFSGKIEGNVTLRVSSPPAHGEKDPRISICVLQLKLNVVPTPPRSKRILWDQFHNIKYPPGYIPRDSLDVRNDILDWHGDHLHTNFHIMFNMLRDAGYYVETLGSPLTCFDARQYGTLLLVDLEDEYFTEEIEKLRDDVVNTGLGLAVFSEWYNVDTMVKMRFFDDNTRSWWTPVTGGANVPALNDLLAPFGIAFGDKILNGDFSLLGEQNRYASGTDIVRFPRGGYVHSFPFLDSSESGATQNVLQASGSTKADSPILGLTVMGEGRIAVYGDSNCLDSSHMVTNCFALLRKLLDFTNEDLLWGRN; from the exons ATGGCCACCACCACCCAATGGAgttccctttctctctctcttctccttctctccatCGCCCTCTTCCAAACCCTAACCCCCAATTCCTCGCCGTCGCCCCCTCCTCCCAACTACATCGTCGCCTTCAGCCACTACGCCGCCGCCGATCGCCACCGCGCCTACCTCGAATCCGCACTCCGCCCAGGAGGCTGGCGGTGGATCCCGCGGCAGAACCCGGCGGCGCAGTTCCCCACCGATTTCGGGCTCGTCGCGATCGATGATTCCGCGGTGGTTGACGAGATTCGGAAACTGGGGTCGGTCAAGTACGTGAGCTTGGACATGAGCTACAACAGGGGTTTGATGGCAAAGAAGGATCAGAGACGCAACGACAAGAAGGTTGGTGCGTTTGAGGATGGGAAGAAGAAGCGCCCCGGGAAGATCTTCACTGCGATGTCATTTTGTGAGGCcgaagaaggaggaggagaagaagaacATGCCAGTAATCGCAGCAGTTCTGTCAAGTGGGGGCGGGAATTGTTGATGCAG AGATCACAAGTTACTTCAATGTTTGGGGCTAAGGATCTTTGGGCGAAAGGGTACACTGGTGCAAAGGTCAAGATGGCCATATTTGATACGGGCATTCGAGCTGATCACCCTCATTTTCATAACATCAAG GAGCGTACAAATTGGACAAATGAAGATACTTTGAATGATAATCTTGGACATGGGACATTTGTTGCGGGCGTTATTGCTGGTGTAGATGCTGAGTCCCTTGGTTTTGCACCAGATACAGAGATTTATGCATTTCGTGTGTTCACTGATGCACAG GTGTCATATACATCATGGTTCCTTGATGCCTTCAACTATGCAATTGCTACCAATATGGATGTGCTAAATTTGAGCATAGGTGGACCTGATTACTTGGATCTCCCATTTGTTGAAAAG ATATGGGAGATAACAGCGAATAACATAATCATGGTTTCTGCAATTGGAAATGATGGACCACTTTATGGAACTTTGAACAATCCAGCAGATCAAAGTGATGTCATTGGTGTTGGTGGTATTGACTATAGTGACCATATAGCCTCCTTTTCCTCGCGTGGCATGAGTACCTGGGAGCTTCCTCATGG TTATGGCCGCGTGAAGCCAGACATAGTTGCATATGGACGGGACATAATGGGATCAAAAATTAGTGCGGGTTGTAAAAGTTTATCAGGAACTAGTGTTGCAAGTCCTGTAGTTGCTGGTGTTGTCTGTTTGCTTGTCAGTGTCATTCCTGAACCTGatagaaaaaatatcttaaacccAGCAAGCATGAAACAAGCATTGGTTGAGGGTGCTGCAAAGCTTTCTGGGCCTAACATGTATGAGCAGGGTGCTGGGAGAGTTGATCT GTTAAAATCATATGAGATTCTTAAGAGCTACAAACCTAGGGCAAGCATCTTTCCCAGTGTTCTTGATTATACAGTTTGTCCTTACACATGGCCTTTCTGTCGTCAGCCACTCTATGCAGGTGCCATGCCTGTCATCTTCAATGCCACCATTTTGAATGGAATGGGTGTTGTCGGATATGTTGATAGTCCACCAACATGGCATCCTTCTGATGAAGAAGGGAATCTTCTAAGCATACATTTTACTTATTCTGAGATCATCTGGCCTTGGACTGGTTATTTGGCCCTTCACATGCAAATCAAGGAAGAAGGTGCACAGTTTTCTGGAAAGATTGAAGGTAATGTGACTCTCAGGGTTTCTAGCCCCCCGGCTCATGGAGAGAAGGACCCTCGAATTAGCATATGTGTGCTTCAATTAAAGTTAAATGTGGTGCCAACACCACCACGGTCAAAACGAATTTTGTGGGATCAGTTTCACAATATCAAATACCCACCTGGTTATATTCCCAGAGATTCCTTGGATGTTCGTAATGACATTCTTGACTGGCATGGGGATCATCTGCATACAAATTTTCACATCATGTTCAACATGTTACGGGATGCTGGTTACTATGTTGAAACACTTGGTTCTCCTCTTACATGCTTTGATGCTCGACAGTATGGAACACTTCTGTTGGTGGATCTTGAGGATGAGTACTTTACCGAGGAGATTGAAAAGCTGAGAGATGATGTTGTAAATACTGGATTGGGATTAGCTGTCTTTTCTGAGTGGTATAATGTAGATACCATGGTAAAGATGAGATTCTTTGATGACAATACACGGAGCTGGTGGACCCCAGTCACTGGAGGTGCTAATGTTCCTGCACTTAATGATCTTTTGGCCCCATTTGGGATTGCTTTTGGAGATAAGATTCtgaatggtgatttttcactttTGGGTGAGCAGAATCGTTATGCTTCTGGAACAGATATAGTGAGGTTTCCAAGGGGTGGCTATGTACATAGCTTTCCTTTCTTAGATAGTTCAGAAAGTGGAGCCACACAGAATGTGCTGCAAGCTTCTGGCTCAACCAAG GCAGATTCTCCAATTCTTGGTCTCACAGTGATGGGTGAAGGTCGCATAGCTGTGTATGGGGACTCCAATTGTTTGGACAGCAGTCATATGGTTACGAATTGTTTTGCCCTTCTGAGGAAATTGCTAGATTTTACTAATGAAGAC CTATTGTGGGGAAGGAATTGA